A part of Myxococcus landrumus genomic DNA contains:
- the ileS gene encoding isoleucine--tRNA ligase: protein MSDTPSQDKDFKDSVNLPRTDFPMKGNLAQLEPRMLGWWGERGIWEKILEKNAAGEPFVLPDGPPYANGHLHAGHALNKVLKDIVVKYRNGVGRRCDFIPGWDTHGLPIEQAVEKRLKDKKVDKRTLSRDVFLEKCREYALEFIDIQKAEFQRLGVFGSWDAPYKTLDFSYEAQEIRELAVFARRGMLYRRKKPVYWCLQDQTALAEAEVEYEEHESPSVYVAFPAGAELAERVPALKGHEVAFAIWTTTPWTLPANLAVAVNPELEYVFYQLGARVICVAKDLLPKVLAEVKSDELAVKNVALPGGEVSAAAMVDPSRILAYAQGADLEHLTYQHPFYERRGRIVLGEHVTLDAGTGLVHTAPGHGQEDYEVGLSYGLDIYNPVRPDGRYDDTVGEALAGKRVFEANPLVIALLVEKGALLNDAKDTVAHSYPHCWRCHNPIILSATYQWFIPMDGPFHGEKTFRQEVLAEVDKVKWVPSWGHSRIRGMLETRPDWTISRQRTWGVPICIAYCEGCDEALVSPELMEKVAAAVEKEGVGVWYRTPVKDFLPEGFQCPRCGKGEFRRETDILDVWFDSACMFSAVLERRQRMPADLFLEGSDQHRGWFHSSMLVAVGTRDVSPYKACLTHGFVVDGKGEKMSKSLGNVVAPEKIIQQYGAEVLRLWVAASDYRNDVRLSDQILKGLSEGYRKIRNTVRYALSNLYDFDPAKHTVARAELLPLDQWALGRLSEVVARVKQAYEDYEFHLVYATVVDFCAGDLSAVYFDILKDRLYTWRTDGKGRRSAQTVLHEVSSVLLRLLAPVMSFTAEEAWGFLPGKSEESVFLAGFPEPGAKLEPALAERYAKLFALRAAVQGVLEVARREKRIGASLEARVLLTASAPVREFLKAHQDELPGLFITSQVELVDAEGAEATALDVTRAFGDGVKVFAEVKPAHGHKCPRCWTYAEAVGQGGDVCLKCREALAT from the coding sequence ATGAGCGACACGCCCTCCCAGGACAAGGACTTCAAGGACTCGGTCAACCTTCCACGCACGGACTTCCCGATGAAGGGGAATCTGGCGCAGCTCGAGCCCCGGATGCTCGGCTGGTGGGGGGAGCGGGGGATTTGGGAGAAGATTCTGGAGAAGAACGCCGCCGGTGAGCCCTTCGTGCTCCCGGATGGTCCGCCGTACGCCAACGGCCACCTCCACGCGGGCCATGCGCTGAACAAGGTCCTCAAGGACATCGTGGTGAAGTACCGCAACGGGGTGGGACGCCGGTGCGACTTCATCCCGGGCTGGGACACGCACGGCCTCCCCATCGAGCAGGCGGTGGAGAAGCGGCTGAAGGACAAGAAGGTGGACAAGCGCACCCTGTCGCGCGACGTCTTCCTGGAGAAGTGCCGCGAGTACGCGCTCGAGTTCATCGACATCCAGAAGGCGGAGTTCCAGCGGCTGGGCGTCTTTGGCTCATGGGATGCGCCCTACAAGACGCTCGACTTCTCTTACGAGGCGCAGGAGATCCGCGAGCTCGCCGTCTTCGCGCGCCGAGGCATGCTCTACCGCCGCAAGAAGCCGGTGTACTGGTGCCTCCAGGACCAGACGGCCCTGGCCGAGGCGGAGGTGGAGTACGAGGAGCACGAGTCTCCGTCCGTCTACGTGGCCTTCCCCGCGGGCGCTGAACTCGCCGAGCGGGTCCCCGCGCTGAAGGGGCACGAGGTCGCCTTCGCCATCTGGACGACGACGCCGTGGACGCTGCCGGCGAACCTGGCCGTCGCCGTCAACCCGGAGCTGGAGTACGTCTTCTACCAACTGGGCGCGCGCGTCATCTGCGTGGCGAAGGACCTGCTGCCCAAGGTGTTGGCGGAGGTGAAGTCCGACGAGCTGGCGGTGAAGAACGTGGCGCTGCCGGGCGGCGAGGTGTCCGCGGCGGCGATGGTGGACCCGTCGCGCATCCTCGCGTACGCGCAGGGCGCGGACCTGGAGCACCTGACGTACCAGCACCCCTTCTACGAGCGGCGCGGCCGCATCGTCCTGGGCGAGCACGTCACGTTGGATGCCGGTACGGGCCTGGTGCACACGGCGCCGGGGCATGGCCAGGAGGACTACGAGGTCGGCCTGTCGTACGGGCTGGACATCTACAACCCGGTGCGTCCGGATGGCCGCTATGACGACACGGTGGGCGAGGCGCTCGCGGGCAAGCGTGTCTTCGAGGCGAACCCGCTCGTCATCGCCCTCCTGGTGGAGAAGGGCGCGCTGCTGAACGACGCGAAGGACACGGTGGCGCACAGCTATCCGCACTGCTGGCGGTGCCATAACCCCATCATCCTGAGCGCGACGTATCAGTGGTTCATCCCCATGGATGGTCCCTTCCACGGGGAGAAGACGTTCCGTCAGGAGGTGCTGGCGGAGGTGGACAAGGTGAAGTGGGTGCCCTCGTGGGGGCACAGCCGCATCCGAGGCATGTTGGAGACGCGCCCGGACTGGACCATCAGCCGTCAGCGCACGTGGGGCGTGCCCATCTGCATCGCGTACTGCGAGGGCTGTGACGAGGCGCTCGTCTCGCCGGAGCTGATGGAGAAGGTGGCGGCGGCGGTGGAGAAGGAGGGCGTGGGCGTGTGGTACCGCACGCCGGTGAAGGACTTCCTGCCGGAAGGCTTCCAGTGTCCCCGGTGTGGCAAGGGTGAGTTCCGTCGGGAGACGGACATCCTCGATGTGTGGTTCGACTCGGCGTGCATGTTCTCCGCGGTGCTCGAGCGGCGGCAGCGGATGCCCGCGGACCTCTTCTTGGAGGGCAGTGACCAGCACCGGGGTTGGTTCCACTCGTCCATGCTGGTGGCGGTGGGGACTCGCGATGTGTCGCCCTACAAGGCCTGTCTCACGCACGGCTTCGTGGTGGACGGCAAGGGCGAGAAGATGTCGAAGAGCCTGGGCAACGTGGTGGCGCCGGAGAAGATCATCCAGCAGTACGGCGCGGAGGTGCTGCGTCTGTGGGTGGCGGCGAGTGACTACCGCAACGACGTGCGCCTGTCGGACCAGATTCTCAAGGGCCTGTCGGAAGGCTACCGGAAGATTCGCAACACGGTCCGCTACGCGCTGAGCAACTTGTATGACTTCGACCCGGCGAAGCACACCGTCGCGCGGGCGGAGCTGTTGCCCTTGGACCAGTGGGCGCTGGGCCGGCTGTCGGAAGTGGTGGCCCGGGTGAAGCAGGCGTACGAGGACTATGAGTTCCACCTCGTCTACGCGACGGTGGTGGACTTCTGCGCCGGTGACTTGTCGGCGGTGTACTTCGACATCCTGAAGGACCGTCTGTACACGTGGCGGACGGACGGGAAGGGACGTCGGAGCGCGCAGACGGTGTTGCATGAGGTGTCGTCCGTGTTGCTGCGGCTGCTCGCGCCGGTGATGAGCTTCACCGCCGAGGAGGCGTGGGGCTTCCTGCCGGGCAAGAGCGAGGAGAGCGTGTTCCTGGCGGGCTTCCCGGAGCCGGGCGCGAAGCTGGAGCCCGCGCTGGCGGAGCGCTACGCGAAGCTCTTCGCGCTGCGAGCGGCGGTGCAGGGCGTGCTGGAGGTGGCGCGGCGGGAGAAGCGCATCGGCGCATCGTTGGAGGCGCGGGTGCTGCTGACGGCGTCGGCGCCGGTGCGTGAGTTCCTGAAGGCGCACCAGGACGAGCTGCCCGGCCTCTTCATCACCAGCCAGGTGGAGCTGGTGGACGCGGAGGGCGCCGAGGCGACGGCGCTGGACGTGACGCGAGCCTTTGGCGACGGCGTGAAGGTGTTCGCGGAGGTGAAGCCCGCGCACGGCCACAAGTGCCCGCGGTGCTGGACGTACGCGGAGGCGGTGGGGCAGGGCGGCGACGTGTGCCTCAAGTGCCGCGAGGCGCTGGCGACGTAG
- a CDS encoding TadE/TadG family type IV pilus assembly protein: MRAAMNSDPRGNQGQSGQAMVEAALTLPLVVFLLLGTLQLFLMLQARVLAHYAAFQATRAGSVAHGECERMTHAAILALIPSFHSFLGLSSSTDEVRHGGGGGAPARLAAAFRARRDNRFQAGLDGVHTGSIVWINRAIIGGGVGSPQDKEFDEPGHLRRLEVQLIYWYPLRIPFANWVMSRMFMAQMGIQDYRAANPLILAEKDANWNQGEFSNPITVAGDIRSELASRVARQQYVFPIETTFTMRMLTPTKRRHFASMDCPR; encoded by the coding sequence ATGCGTGCTGCCATGAATTCCGACCCTCGCGGAAACCAGGGCCAGTCAGGACAAGCGATGGTAGAGGCGGCGTTGACGCTTCCCCTCGTCGTGTTCCTGTTGCTGGGCACGTTGCAATTGTTCCTCATGTTGCAGGCGAGGGTGCTCGCGCATTACGCGGCGTTCCAAGCCACCCGTGCGGGTAGCGTGGCGCATGGCGAATGCGAGCGGATGACGCACGCGGCCATCCTCGCGTTGATACCTTCGTTTCATTCCTTCCTCGGCCTGTCGAGCAGCACTGACGAAGTGCGTCACGGCGGCGGTGGTGGAGCGCCAGCGCGGTTGGCGGCGGCGTTCCGGGCGCGCCGGGACAACCGCTTCCAGGCGGGGTTGGACGGGGTGCACACGGGAAGCATCGTGTGGATCAACCGGGCCATCATCGGTGGTGGGGTGGGCAGCCCGCAGGACAAGGAGTTCGACGAGCCGGGGCACCTGCGGCGACTGGAGGTGCAGCTCATCTACTGGTACCCGCTGCGCATCCCGTTCGCGAACTGGGTGATGTCGCGCATGTTCATGGCGCAGATGGGCATCCAGGACTACCGGGCGGCCAATCCGTTGATCCTCGCGGAGAAGGACGCGAACTGGAACCAGGGGGAGTTCTCGAATCCCATCACGGTGGCGGGAGACATCCGCTCCGAGCTCGCCTCGCGTGTGGCCCGGCAGCAGTACGTGTTCCCCATCGAGACCACCTTCACCATGCGGATGCTGACGCCCACCAAGCGGCGCCACTTCGCTTCCATGGACTGCCCCCGATGA
- a CDS encoding sigma 54-interacting transcriptional regulator — MSATDPHPDDIHTSPGEAAGLDLAHSPLLGETLVVDPRTTVKLHKCRLAVASGPDTGRSVVSDKERLRCGAHPGNDLVLVEDRTASRHHFEIQFTERGYLLVDLGSTNGTFLDGRRIERAYLSPGSQIRAGSSVLTFAPLDEEVTIEPDRDGELCGMVGQSVKMRQIFGLIKKIAPLDVSVIIQGETGTGKELVARAIHELSGRNKSPMEVLDCGAIPPNLIESELFGHEKGAFTGAVSGRPGAFERAHGGTIFLDELGELRLDLQPKLLRVLENHEVRRVGGNDVIEVSCRVIAATNRDLMKEIQAGNFREDLYFRLSVITIQLPPLRQRRDDIPLILKEALADPEVVLKHGKKRFSPEAMGLLMSYPWPGNVRELMNVLSHVLTFSEGEEIQPAHLPPRVRGQTREGPLPFNEHLSFKDAKEQLLENFEREYVTSVLTRCEGNLSRAARESGLHRKSIERLVKKYQLDTKGMKPR; from the coding sequence ATGAGCGCGACAGATCCGCATCCCGACGACATCCACACCAGCCCCGGAGAGGCCGCCGGGCTTGACCTCGCCCACTCCCCGTTGTTGGGGGAGACGCTCGTGGTGGACCCACGCACCACGGTGAAGCTGCACAAGTGTCGCCTCGCGGTGGCCTCCGGGCCGGACACGGGGCGCTCGGTCGTCAGCGACAAGGAGCGCCTGCGCTGTGGCGCGCATCCGGGCAATGACCTGGTGCTGGTGGAGGACCGCACCGCGAGCCGCCACCACTTTGAAATCCAGTTCACCGAGCGGGGCTATCTGCTGGTGGATTTGGGCTCCACCAACGGGACGTTCCTGGATGGGCGCAGGATTGAGCGCGCCTATCTCTCACCGGGCTCGCAGATTCGAGCGGGCTCGTCCGTGCTGACCTTCGCGCCGCTCGACGAGGAAGTCACCATCGAGCCCGACCGTGACGGCGAGCTGTGCGGGATGGTGGGGCAGAGCGTGAAGATGCGGCAGATTTTCGGGCTCATCAAGAAGATCGCCCCGCTGGATGTGTCCGTCATCATCCAAGGCGAGACGGGCACGGGGAAGGAGCTGGTGGCGCGAGCCATCCATGAGCTGTCGGGCCGCAACAAGTCGCCCATGGAGGTGCTGGACTGCGGCGCCATCCCGCCCAACCTCATCGAGAGCGAGCTGTTTGGCCACGAGAAGGGCGCCTTCACGGGCGCGGTGAGCGGACGGCCCGGTGCGTTCGAGCGCGCGCACGGCGGCACCATCTTCCTGGACGAACTGGGCGAGCTGCGCCTGGACCTCCAGCCCAAGCTGCTGCGGGTGCTGGAGAACCACGAGGTGCGGCGCGTGGGCGGCAACGACGTCATCGAGGTGAGCTGTCGGGTCATCGCCGCGACGAACCGCGACTTGATGAAGGAGATTCAGGCGGGGAACTTCCGCGAGGACCTCTACTTCCGCCTCTCGGTGATAACGATTCAGCTGCCGCCGCTGCGTCAGCGCCGGGATGACATTCCGCTCATCTTGAAGGAGGCGCTGGCGGACCCGGAGGTGGTGCTCAAGCACGGCAAGAAGCGCTTCTCGCCGGAGGCGATGGGCCTGCTGATGTCCTATCCGTGGCCGGGCAACGTGCGCGAGCTGATGAACGTGTTGTCACACGTGCTGACGTTCAGCGAGGGCGAGGAGATTCAGCCCGCACACCTCCCGCCGCGAGTGCGCGGGCAGACGCGCGAGGGACCGCTGCCCTTCAACGAGCACCTCTCGTTCAAGGACGCGAAGGAGCAGCTGCTGGAGAACTTCGAGCGCGAGTACGTCACCAGCGTCCTCACCCGCTGCGAGGGCAACCTCTCCCGCGCCGCGCGGGAGAGCGGGCTGCACCGCAAGTCCATCGAGCGGCTGGTGAAGAAATATCAGCTCGACACGAAGGGCATGAAGCCGCGCTGA
- a CDS encoding TadE/TadG family type IV pilus assembly protein, producing MKRTLVRGQTMVLFVLGTLLMVLMATLTVSFAMKVRERIELQTVTDAAAYSNAVATARTFNNIAVMNRAQIGHAVAQAGATSLVSWATLYRAELNAANTGFGIGKTPYQIAKNTGCPCAWKNAWCKARCKCGIKGLADLSMLQAKLRAEKLRVDAVFQSMEFMVRMQMLGHQIAQGALYAAQQDVYRDLRDRLDNQTFANRIVGNAMGAGKHGNDASWKVPAIGNVNKKELSGGTLCSGDGAVCDLPLTVAHAVNAAMGSRGFTFVTHRQVVSKERHYAIHQANLDYLIWFPDEVLILPNTNGTTYFGKKGRQMPWLPPYAPAIVADDRGSIGWMYDHLLHGGNPVACPASVAGVQSISSSLVNSGGFPMPEHKWTGGPPGGDPFNHFLVPCLGGVSSCPGIWPPFLDYNPFRLLNGEGNVYGQPKNFAVVQRDLQARALDPWDLSFRYRFEKGGAGNVYDSRSFTLEDGTPNGTQTALSTGIAYYHRGGSAGINHWSEPPNLLNPYWRATLVGATIDNTGVDDAVNTLRLSSPVAAQTFEELRNAGFKGLQR from the coding sequence ATGAAGCGAACTCTCGTACGCGGTCAGACGATGGTGTTGTTCGTCCTGGGCACCCTGTTGATGGTGTTGATGGCCACGCTCACGGTCTCCTTCGCGATGAAGGTGCGTGAGCGCATCGAGCTGCAGACGGTGACGGACGCGGCGGCGTACTCCAACGCGGTGGCCACCGCGCGCACGTTCAACAACATCGCGGTGATGAACCGCGCGCAGATTGGCCACGCGGTGGCGCAGGCGGGCGCCACCAGCCTGGTGAGCTGGGCCACGCTCTACCGCGCGGAGCTCAACGCGGCCAACACGGGCTTTGGGATTGGCAAGACGCCCTACCAGATCGCCAAGAACACCGGGTGCCCCTGCGCCTGGAAGAACGCGTGGTGCAAGGCGCGGTGCAAGTGCGGCATCAAGGGGCTGGCGGACCTGAGCATGCTTCAGGCGAAGCTGCGCGCGGAGAAGCTTCGCGTGGACGCCGTCTTCCAGTCCATGGAGTTCATGGTGCGGATGCAGATGCTCGGGCATCAGATTGCCCAGGGCGCCCTCTACGCCGCGCAGCAGGACGTCTACCGCGACCTGCGCGACCGTCTGGACAACCAGACCTTCGCCAACCGGATTGTCGGCAACGCGATGGGCGCGGGGAAGCATGGCAACGACGCCAGTTGGAAGGTTCCGGCGATTGGAAACGTCAACAAGAAGGAGCTGAGTGGCGGCACGCTGTGCTCGGGGGATGGCGCGGTCTGCGACCTTCCCTTGACCGTGGCGCATGCGGTGAACGCGGCCATGGGCAGCCGCGGCTTCACCTTCGTCACGCACAGACAGGTGGTGTCGAAGGAACGGCACTACGCCATCCATCAAGCCAACCTGGACTACCTCATCTGGTTCCCGGACGAGGTGCTGATTCTCCCCAACACCAACGGCACGACGTACTTCGGCAAGAAGGGGCGCCAGATGCCTTGGTTGCCTCCCTATGCGCCGGCCATTGTCGCGGATGACCGGGGCTCCATTGGCTGGATGTACGACCACCTGCTGCATGGGGGAAATCCCGTGGCCTGTCCCGCGAGTGTCGCGGGAGTCCAGTCCATCTCCTCCTCGTTGGTGAACTCCGGGGGCTTCCCCATGCCCGAGCACAAATGGACGGGAGGACCGCCCGGTGGCGACCCCTTCAATCACTTCCTGGTGCCCTGCCTGGGCGGCGTTTCGTCTTGCCCCGGCATCTGGCCGCCGTTCCTCGACTACAACCCCTTCCGGCTGCTCAACGGTGAGGGCAACGTCTATGGACAGCCCAAGAACTTCGCCGTGGTCCAGCGCGACTTGCAGGCACGGGCCCTGGACCCGTGGGACCTCTCCTTCCGCTATCGCTTCGAGAAGGGGGGCGCGGGCAACGTGTATGACTCCAGGAGCTTCACGCTGGAGGACGGCACGCCCAATGGGACGCAGACGGCGCTCTCCACGGGCATCGCCTACTACCACCGGGGAGGGAGCGCGGGCATCAACCACTGGTCCGAGCCGCCCAACCTCCTCAACCCCTATTGGCGCGCGACGTTGGTGGGCGCGACCATCGACAACACGGGCGTGGATGACGCGGTGAACACCCTGCGCCTCAGCTCCCCCGTGGCTGCACAGACCTTCGAGGAGCTGCGCAACGCGGGCTTCAAGGGGCTTCAACGATGA
- a CDS encoding pilus assembly protein, translated as MTTRLARRVTSRRARGQALLEAAIGATLFVTIIVFGIHLAEVGFLSLKVQEAAVSALWDGTHGEMHFIPASYSQAGGSMRSAAANAQARYSDFKGLSSAQGGGRITQVFTQGTGMQVSCGMDVGVGWAGAVLTRPVYRDNGGTACGAQATLSAWRFPSSFLDDGSEGALYKKKHLEDSISTMQVCAVGRPVGGTCTGRFAMLVDDWGLAGERESPTCLIAKQDQLFPCTNPAFHAAAWSTYTPTSLPIPLGASALAEAALYINPLPLTALAMVGLGMKEQTFWISAAGEETNFIQVMPLRDPISLIWPTSPGSVVAGTSGYYGAAYVNRLRDGGCFLGLDCD; from the coding sequence ATGACCACGCGTCTTGCTCGTCGTGTCACTTCCCGTCGCGCGCGAGGGCAGGCCCTGCTGGAAGCGGCCATCGGCGCCACGCTCTTCGTCACCATCATCGTCTTCGGCATCCACCTGGCGGAGGTGGGCTTCCTGTCGCTCAAGGTCCAGGAGGCCGCCGTCTCGGCGCTATGGGATGGGACGCATGGAGAGATGCACTTCATCCCCGCCTCCTACAGCCAGGCGGGTGGCTCCATGAGGAGCGCCGCCGCGAACGCGCAGGCGCGCTACTCGGACTTCAAGGGGCTGTCCTCCGCGCAGGGCGGGGGCCGCATCACCCAGGTCTTCACGCAGGGCACGGGCATGCAGGTGAGCTGCGGCATGGACGTGGGGGTGGGCTGGGCCGGGGCCGTCCTGACGCGGCCTGTCTACCGGGACAATGGAGGGACGGCGTGTGGAGCCCAGGCCACGTTGAGCGCCTGGCGCTTTCCTTCGTCCTTCCTCGACGATGGTTCGGAAGGCGCGCTGTACAAGAAGAAGCACCTGGAGGACTCCATCTCCACCATGCAGGTCTGCGCGGTGGGTCGTCCCGTGGGAGGAACCTGCACGGGGCGCTTCGCCATGCTCGTGGATGACTGGGGCCTTGCGGGAGAGCGGGAGTCACCCACCTGCCTCATCGCCAAGCAGGACCAGCTCTTTCCTTGCACCAACCCGGCCTTCCATGCGGCCGCGTGGTCCACCTATACGCCCACGTCGCTGCCCATCCCCCTTGGCGCGAGCGCCCTGGCGGAAGCCGCCTTGTACATCAACCCCTTGCCCCTCACGGCACTCGCCATGGTGGGGCTGGGCATGAAGGAGCAGACCTTCTGGATCAGCGCCGCGGGCGAGGAGACCAACTTCATCCAGGTGATGCCGCTCAGGGACCCCATCTCCCTCATCTGGCCCACGTCGCCCGGTTCGGTTGTCGCAGGCACCTCGGGGTACTACGGCGCGGCGTATGTCAATCGCTTGCGTGACGGCGGCTGCTTCCTGGGGTTGGACTGTGATTGA
- a CDS encoding ATP-grasp domain-containing protein, with translation MSPRKIQKKAPAMPGSPAPERPAPRRPRTKKTVAILSRKRSLYSTRRLVSAIRERGHRPLVLDTLRCCLLLAQGAPRMTYRGVEIRGVDVVVPRIGASITAYGLAVVNHFEMMGVPVLNPPTSIARSRDKLRALQFLSGSGLDIPRTVMAHDRSNVRRLVEEVGGLPVIIKLIKGTQGVGVMIAHTLPEVQTILDTFWDLGQEIVLQEFVAESEGRDVRALVVGRRVVGAMRRKAKKGEFRSNIHRGGEGQAIELPPAYMEAAVRAATIVGLEVAGVDMLEGHAGPRLMEINSSPGFEGLERATGQDIAGEIIEHALTYAELKASAPRLSRT, from the coding sequence ATGTCCCCCCGAAAAATCCAGAAGAAGGCCCCGGCCATGCCTGGGTCCCCGGCACCCGAGCGTCCCGCGCCGCGCCGCCCACGCACGAAGAAGACGGTGGCCATCCTGTCCCGGAAGCGCTCGCTCTACTCGACGCGCCGGCTGGTATCCGCCATTCGCGAGCGAGGCCATCGTCCCCTGGTGCTGGACACACTGCGTTGTTGCCTGCTGCTCGCCCAGGGCGCGCCGCGCATGACGTACCGCGGGGTGGAGATTCGCGGGGTGGACGTCGTGGTGCCTCGCATCGGCGCGTCCATCACCGCCTACGGGCTGGCGGTGGTGAATCACTTCGAGATGATGGGCGTGCCGGTGCTCAACCCGCCGACGTCCATCGCACGCAGCCGGGACAAGCTGCGCGCGCTCCAGTTCCTGTCGGGCTCCGGCCTGGACATTCCTCGCACCGTCATGGCGCATGACCGCAGCAACGTGCGCCGGCTGGTGGAGGAGGTGGGTGGCCTGCCCGTCATCATCAAGCTCATCAAGGGCACGCAGGGCGTGGGCGTGATGATTGCGCACACGCTGCCCGAGGTGCAGACCATCCTGGATACGTTCTGGGACCTGGGGCAGGAAATCGTGCTGCAGGAGTTCGTCGCGGAGAGCGAGGGCCGCGATGTCCGGGCGCTCGTGGTGGGCAGGCGTGTGGTGGGCGCCATGCGACGCAAGGCGAAGAAGGGCGAGTTCCGCTCCAACATCCACCGCGGCGGTGAAGGGCAGGCAATCGAGCTTCCTCCCGCGTACATGGAGGCCGCCGTGCGGGCCGCGACCATCGTCGGCCTGGAGGTGGCGGGCGTGGACATGCTGGAGGGCCATGCGGGACCCAGGTTGATGGAAATCAATTCCAGCCCCGGCTTCGAGGGACTGGAGCGCGCGACGGGCCAGGACATCGCGGGAGAAATCATCGAGCACGCGCTGACTTACGCCGAGCTGAAGGCGAGTGCTCCGCGCCTGTCGCGCACGTGA
- a CDS encoding DsbA family oxidoreductase: MKTPHKPLQVTVYQDVLCSWCYLADLRLDVLRQELGEAVRWSVRPYPLRLHDVLPTEREKRGLVEEVQRAQRESDATAPLLSTDLWLGGDPPRSSVPALAALEAARLQGPQARAFLARAMQRAALEQGVNVSRTDVVFELASRVGLAMNEFSAAFRSEETRRLILDEHRDATARGVRGVPTLVIGGRWMLCGLRELTEYREHILACMGRVAAPRSGSSERLVH; this comes from the coding sequence ATGAAAACGCCGCACAAGCCGCTGCAGGTTACCGTCTACCAGGATGTGCTGTGTTCCTGGTGCTATCTCGCCGACCTGCGCCTGGATGTCTTGCGCCAGGAGCTGGGCGAAGCCGTGCGTTGGAGCGTGAGGCCGTATCCGCTTCGTCTGCACGACGTGCTTCCCACGGAGCGCGAGAAGCGCGGGCTCGTGGAGGAAGTGCAGCGCGCGCAACGCGAGTCGGACGCGACGGCGCCGCTGCTATCCACGGACCTGTGGTTGGGAGGAGACCCGCCGCGCAGCAGCGTGCCGGCGCTGGCGGCGCTGGAGGCCGCGCGACTGCAAGGGCCGCAGGCGCGGGCGTTCCTCGCGCGAGCCATGCAGCGCGCCGCGCTGGAGCAAGGCGTCAACGTGTCGCGCACGGATGTCGTGTTCGAGCTGGCCTCGCGCGTGGGCCTGGCGATGAACGAGTTCTCCGCGGCGTTCCGTTCCGAGGAGACGCGGCGGCTCATCCTCGACGAGCACCGCGATGCGACCGCGCGCGGCGTGCGCGGTGTGCCCACGCTGGTCATCGGCGGGCGGTGGATGCTCTGCGGCCTGCGCGAGTTGACCGAGTACCGCGAGCACATCCTGGCCTGCATGGGCCGGGTGGCCGCACCGCGCTCGGGTTCCTCCGAGCGACTGGTGCACTGA